The nucleotide sequence CTGAGAGAGAGAGCAAACCCTGAAACTTTTTTCTCTGCAACCTGCAACCGAGCGagagagatgagagagaaagaaaatgaagaaatgaaTGGATCTTATGATTTTTCTCTTGTATATATTGAAAAGGGTAAATTTGACATTATGAAAATGTCACTTTATTATCAAGCCCTAAAAAttaaagttctgggcctagaaatatcaaaatgtgaaagaatggagttgacaatgaaggatcattttgttgggtttctatgtgttgaacccatataatagggggttatagtatttttcacttatgAGTATTAGACTTTCACGGAGAAAAGAGTAAACTTCTGCTTAACCCAAATGGATGAAAAAGGTGACATGGAAACAAGTTAGGTTGCTGCAATAAGGGGAGATGTTgcataaagaaaaacaaaccatAACAATGCATAATACCATGCATTCCTTGGATTAAGCCTATTATAGCCGCACAGGACAGAAGCTCCCCAGAACCCAGAAGCAAAGAAGTCCATATGATAATATCCTGCACAAATTAAAAAAGAGAAAGCCCAAATCACTGAAACtacattacaaaattatttaacATCAACTAAATTACTGAAAttaatcaatttgcagaaacTTCTTTAAGCGCCGCTTTCAACACTGGTCTAACATCAGTCTTGGCAGGGAACTCTTCAAAGAACTTCTCATGAACACGCTGCAGAACTTCTAAGATTCTTTTGAGGGCACCGTCGTCTTCATCCAACTCATCATTATCCATGTTTAATCGATGTCCACCGCCATTtcttgatgaaaaataataaaatttgttGATGCGAATGATGTTATCTTTGTGCTCTTTCCAGACTGATTCTGTATCGTCGATAATTACCGTGTTAGTTGCATTTGCTCCCAACACCACGTCTAGATTTTTTCGATTTCTGACAGTAGAATCATCTTTCGAAATCACTTTGTTCTTAAAATAAACACTTTTAGGATCAATCAATCTGACCACCTCTTTAGCGTACCACCTTTCTCCCTTCGTATAAACGTAAAGCTCGAATTTCTGGCATACTTGTTCTAGAAAATCTCGCACATAAGGCCTTAACCTTGTATACCTTCCCCTGTGGTTGTATAAGCTATGTCTCCCAACAGTCTTCATGCAAGTAATTAATCCTGATTTACCATTGAGATAGTCATGTTCATCCAACGACACATCCGAAATCTTAACCGAGTGAAGTAATGTATGATCTAAATCAAGAACTAAACAAAGTTTTTCCCGACGCAATAAACTTCTCCTGGACATTATTCCACACAATTTATTACGTAACAGTAATCGATAATTCTCTTTTTGATTATATAAATCTCTCTTCCTATTCTTTTTCAACCCTAACAGCAATTTATCAACATTGTTTTCAGAATCAAGAAGACGTACCTTTTTAGATGATTTCTCTTCTTGTAGCCCATTATGATCTTCAATCTCTAATTTTCGCTTACAAATTGGCCGACCATTCAACTTAATCACCAACTTGATTGGAGCCATAATCTGTTTTCTTTAATTTCTATGCGTATAATCTTCTTTTCAACTCTCTGAATTTTCCTTCTGCTCTTTAACCTTAGCTCTCCACAcctttcgctttaagattttttctGATTATAAGCACATCAAACCCTAAACCTAGATTT is from Papaver somniferum cultivar HN1 unplaced genomic scaffold, ASM357369v1 unplaced-scaffold_14816, whole genome shotgun sequence and encodes:
- the LOC113335492 gene encoding RNA polymerase II C-terminal domain phosphatase-like 4; its protein translation is MGYKKRNHLKRRSLLRREKLCLVLDLDHTLLHSVKISDVSLDEHDYLNGKSGLITCMKTVGRHSLYNHRGRYTRLRPYVRDFLEQVCQKFELYVYTKGERWYAKEVVRLIDPKSVYFKNKVISKDDSTVRNRKNLDVVLGANATNTVIIDDTESVWKEHKDNIIRINKFYYFSSRNGGGHRLNMDNDELDEDDGALKRILEVLQRVHEKFFEEFPAKTDVRPVLKAALKEVSAN